The Janthinobacterium tructae genome contains the following window.
TGGTTCCTGGAAAAGCTGGCCCACTTCGACCGCGAAGTCATCCCCGAGCGCCGCATGCATGCCAAGGGTTCCGGCGCACACGGCACGTTTACCGTCACGCACGACATCACGCGCTACACGCGGGCGAAAATCTTTGGCGCCGTGGGCAAGCAAACACCCATGTTCGCGCGCTTTTCCACGGTCGCTGGCGAGCGGGGCGCGGCGGATGCGGAGCGCGATATCCGCGGCTTTGCCCTGAAGTTCTACACGGAAGAAGGCAACTGGGACCTGGTTGGCAACAACACGCCCGTGTTTTTCATGCGCGACCCGCTGAAATTCCCCGATTTGAACCACGCCATCAAGCGCGACCCGCGCACGGGACTGCGCAGCGCCAACAGCAACTGGGACTTCTGGACCTCGCTGCCGGAAGCACTGCACCAGGTGACGGTGGTGATGAGCGACCGGGGCTTGCCGCGCAGCTTCCGCCACATGCACGGCTTCGGCAGCCATACCTTCAGCTTCCTGAATGCGCAAAACGAGCGTTTCTGGGTCAAGTTCACCTTTAAAACCCAGCAAGGAATTGAAAACCTGACGGATGCCGAAGCCGAGGCGCTGGTGGGCAAGGACCGCGAAAGTTCGCACCGCGACCTGTACGAGAGCATCGAAAACAAGGATTTCCCCCGCTGGACGCTGTACGTGCAGATCATGCCGGAAAAAGAGGCAGGCACGTATCACCTGAACCCCTTCGACCTGTCGAAAGTGTGGCCGCACGGCGATTATCCGCTGATCGAGGTGGGCGTGCTGGAACTGAACCGCAATGCCGACAACCACTTTGCCGAAGTGGAACAGGCGGCCTTCAACCCGGCCAACGTGGTGCCCGGCATCAGTTTTTCGCCGGACAAGATGCTGCAGGGGCGCCTGTTTTCATATGGCGACGCGCAGCGCTACCGCCTCGGTGTCAACCACAGCCATATCCCCGTCAACGCGCCGAAATGCCCGTTCCACAGCTATCACCGCGACGGCCAGATGCGCGTCGACGGCAACCAGGGCGGCACC
Protein-coding sequences here:
- a CDS encoding catalase; its protein translation is MKKLTTAFGAPVVDNQNIQTAGPRGPALLQDVWFLEKLAHFDREVIPERRMHAKGSGAHGTFTVTHDITRYTRAKIFGAVGKQTPMFARFSTVAGERGAADAERDIRGFALKFYTEEGNWDLVGNNTPVFFMRDPLKFPDLNHAIKRDPRTGLRSANSNWDFWTSLPEALHQVTVVMSDRGLPRSFRHMHGFGSHTFSFLNAQNERFWVKFTFKTQQGIENLTDAEAEALVGKDRESSHRDLYESIENKDFPRWTLYVQIMPEKEAGTYHLNPFDLSKVWPHGDYPLIEVGVLELNRNADNHFAEVEQAAFNPANVVPGISFSPDKMLQGRLFSYGDAQRYRLGVNHSHIPVNAPKCPFHSYHRDGQMRVDGNQGGTLGYEPNSEQEWAEQPDFREPPLSIEGAADHWNHRVDEDYYSQPRALFRLMTAAQQQALFDNTARAISGASEQVKQRHIGNCTLCDPAYGAGVAEAIARLSK